A segment of the Verrucomicrobiota bacterium genome:
CTTTTCTCTTTTGCTCGCAAGATTCCAGCAGACATCATTGGTATTCGATTCGCGACCAAGGTCACTCCTACAGCTACTTTCGCGTGTCAAAATGTAAGAGCCAGCTTGTATTCCTTGAGCTTGTCGAAGTGGCTGGCGATCTCCGCGATTTCAACCTTTCCCTTCAGTCACCGACCCCGACACAAGCATCGGGGTATAACAAGTTCAAAGGGCAAAAAGACTCACGGATGTGAGCTACTATTTTCCTTCTATCAGTGCCTTCGCCGCATCAAGGCCAATACGGTAGAAATTGTTGACCGCAACCTGTTCTTCTTCGCCGTTTTCTTCGGTGCTTTCCCAAGTTGCGTGCCACAGCACTACGGTACTTTTCCCGCCATTTGTCGGAGTGCATCGTATGGTCGACCGATAGCCAATAGAGCTGAACATGCCGTGCCGGTATTCATAAACATAATGCAGGTCTTCCGGGTCGAGTGAGCTGCGGACGAGGTCTTCCACGTTATCGATAGCCGATCCGACAATACGGTTCTTTCGCCGAATGACAGCTCCCTCGTTGGCTATCGGTCCCTCAGGAGGGTCTTCACACAACGGATGCCAA
Coding sequences within it:
- a CDS encoding SRPBCC family protein, which codes for MQHASQHVVIEVPIEKVFEVVGGFYTLSDWHPLCEDPPEGPIANEGAVIRRKNRIVGSAIDNVEDLVRSSLDPEDLHYVYEYRHGMFSSIGYRSTIRCTPTNGGKSTVVLWHATWESTEENGEEEQVAVNNFYRIGLDAAKALIEGK